A window from Acidobacteriota bacterium encodes these proteins:
- the plsY gene encoding glycerol-3-phosphate 1-O-acyltransferase PlsY, which produces MLPTVLVMVAAYVLGAIPFGYILIRLSKGKDVRSVGSGSTGATNVLRAGGKWVGILTLLLDIGKGALAVGLARWVLGPEAFAAFPAAATLAVVGHVFPVFLGFKGGKGAATGFGAYLALTPYAALITISVFIVTILLTRYVSLGSILGTGTFPLWTWLLGYGEPHMVIVWGTIPGVALIVGMHHENIGRLLRGEERKLGQKKDGSEETGVRSEQ; this is translated from the coding sequence ATCCTCCCGACCGTCCTGGTCATGGTGGCCGCCTACGTGCTCGGCGCCATCCCCTTCGGCTACATCCTGATCCGCCTGAGCAAGGGGAAGGACGTCCGCTCCGTGGGCAGCGGCTCCACCGGCGCCACGAACGTGTTGCGCGCCGGGGGCAAGTGGGTGGGCATCCTGACCCTCCTGCTGGACATCGGCAAGGGCGCGCTGGCGGTGGGCCTCGCGCGTTGGGTGCTGGGCCCCGAGGCCTTCGCCGCCTTCCCCGCCGCGGCCACCCTGGCCGTGGTGGGCCATGTCTTCCCCGTGTTCCTCGGCTTCAAGGGGGGGAAGGGCGCGGCCACCGGCTTCGGCGCGTACCTGGCGCTCACGCCGTACGCGGCGCTCATCACCATCTCGGTGTTCATCGTCACCATCCTGCTCACGCGCTACGTGTCGCTGGGCTCCATCCTGGGCACCGGCACCTTCCCCCTGTGGACCTGGCTCCTGGGCTATGGCGAGCCGCACATGGTGATCGTCTGGGGGACCATCCCCGGGGTGGCCCTTATCGTGGGGATGCACCACGAGAACATCGGCCGGCTGCTACGCGGCGAGGAGCGCAAGCTGGGGCAGAAGAAAGATGGGAGTGAGGAGACAGGAGTTAGGAGTGAACAGTGA
- the thpR gene encoding RNA 2',3'-cyclic phosphodiesterase: MRLFVAVELPESIKEAIRALQEPLRRFGAAVSWTRPAGIHGTLKFLGEVAPEREAEIEAALAPVAAHAPFELSVRRLGVFPGWSGPRVIWLGLEPVEPHFAAVYRTVEAAMAPLGFPRETRTFHPHLTLGRVRDRRGLDTLAAHLQARADGTDLGAFTVPDIILFQSVLRPDGAVYTALRRYPLRGGAR; the protein is encoded by the coding sequence GTGCGCCTGTTCGTCGCCGTGGAGCTGCCCGAATCGATCAAGGAGGCCATCCGCGCCTTGCAGGAACCGCTGCGCCGATTCGGCGCGGCGGTGAGCTGGACCCGCCCCGCGGGGATTCACGGCACGCTCAAGTTCCTCGGCGAAGTGGCGCCCGAGCGCGAGGCGGAGATCGAGGCGGCGCTCGCTCCCGTGGCGGCGCATGCGCCGTTCGAGCTGTCCGTGCGCCGGCTGGGCGTGTTTCCCGGCTGGTCCGGACCCCGCGTGATCTGGCTCGGCCTGGAGCCGGTGGAGCCCCATTTCGCCGCCGTCTATCGTACGGTCGAGGCCGCCATGGCGCCTCTGGGCTTCCCGCGTGAAACCCGCACCTTCCACCCGCACCTGACCCTGGGACGGGTGCGGGACCGCCGCGGCCTCGACACGCTGGCCGCGCATCTGCAGGCCCGGGCCGACGGCACCGACCTCGGTGCCTTCACGGTGCCCGACATCATCCTGTTCCAGAGCGTGCTCCGCCCCGACGGCGCCGTTTACACCGCGCTCCGCCGCTATCCGCTTCGAGGAGGTGCCCGATGA
- the rfaE1 gene encoding D-glycero-beta-D-manno-heptose-7-phosphate kinase, whose amino-acid sequence MELASSQKERLIGIVRACRNRKIMVLGDIILDQFIWGDVERISPEAPVPVVVVRREEFRIGGAGNVAANIKALGGEPLMVGVINTDVSGEKIQHEMERLKLSSAGLLIDLGRPTVVKTRIIAAHQQVCRVDRESPSPMSMELFRKAHRFLQTVLPRTEAILVSDYGKGLVNQRLLSNVLPMAQKAGTIVAIDPKFQNFSMYRPATILTPNLKESEFASGVRITDDKSLRQAADTILKKTRAENLLITRGEGGMTLFRPTGYSRHIPTAAREVFDVTGAGDTVIGTLTLAMSTGANPEESAILANIAAGLVVAKLGTATVTPDELIQAIRQY is encoded by the coding sequence ATGGAACTGGCATCGTCGCAGAAGGAACGCCTCATTGGCATCGTACGCGCCTGCCGCAACCGAAAGATCATGGTCCTGGGCGACATCATTCTGGACCAGTTCATCTGGGGCGACGTGGAGAGGATTTCGCCGGAGGCGCCGGTTCCCGTGGTTGTGGTCCGCCGCGAGGAGTTCCGAATCGGCGGCGCCGGCAACGTCGCCGCCAATATCAAGGCGTTGGGCGGCGAGCCGCTCATGGTGGGCGTCATCAACACGGACGTTTCCGGCGAGAAGATCCAGCACGAGATGGAGCGCCTGAAGCTGAGCTCCGCCGGCCTGCTCATCGACTTGGGCCGACCCACGGTGGTCAAGACGCGGATCATCGCCGCCCACCAGCAGGTCTGCCGGGTGGACCGGGAATCGCCGTCACCCATGTCCATGGAGCTGTTCCGAAAGGCCCACCGCTTTCTCCAGACCGTTCTGCCGCGCACCGAGGCGATCCTGGTGTCGGACTACGGCAAGGGACTGGTCAACCAGCGGCTGCTCAGCAACGTGCTCCCCATGGCCCAGAAGGCAGGGACTATCGTGGCCATCGATCCCAAATTCCAGAACTTCAGCATGTACCGTCCCGCCACCATTCTGACACCCAACCTGAAGGAGAGCGAGTTCGCCTCGGGCGTCCGGATCACCGACGACAAGTCGCTCCGCCAGGCCGCCGACACCATCCTGAAGAAGACGCGTGCCGAGAACCTGCTCATCACCCGCGGTGAAGGGGGCATGACCCTGTTCCGGCCCACCGGCTACTCCCGCCACATTCCCACCGCCGCCCGCGAGGTGTTCGACGTCACCGGCGCCGGCGACACGGTCATCGGCACGCTGACTTTGGCCATGAGTACGGGGGCCAATCCCGAGGAGTCGGCGATCCTGGCCAACATCGCCGCCGGCCTCGTGGTGGCCAAGCTGGGCACCGCCACGGTCACCCCCGACGAATTGATCCAGGCCATCCGGCAGTATTGA
- the glmU gene encoding bifunctional UDP-N-acetylglucosamine diphosphorylase/glucosamine-1-phosphate N-acetyltransferase GlmU, with protein MDDTLHVLILAAGKGTRMKSAVSKVLHTVCELPMLEWVLLAAEALRPASVTTVVGADAEAVRTAFGGRSGWAVQDPPLGSGHAVAQALPALTDRTGDLLVLMGDVPLLTAATLRRLADAHRAARPAATVLTATPADPAAYGRVLRGADGRVTAIREARDASPVELAIGEINTGIYIFALDALRPRLARLQPDNTQGEYYLTDLVALLHGDGLRVDGLAAADPAEVMGINHRADLAAAEAVLQGRIIRHWMLAGVTVHRPDRVWIGPHATFEPDTALWWDVTVSGATRVGPRCELGPGSHLENARLGAGVHVEYSVIRDAEVADGTTVGPYAHIRGGARIGPANRVGNFVEIKKSTTGAGTKAAHLAYLGDATIGAGVNVGAGTITCNYDGVRKNPTVIGDGAFIGSDSILVAPLTIGAGAYTAAGSAITTDVPPDALAVGRARQRTIEGWAARRRAKLAGAAAPPQPGPKEPKPSQR; from the coding sequence ATGGACGACACCCTGCACGTGCTGATTCTCGCCGCCGGCAAAGGGACGCGGATGAAATCCGCCGTGTCCAAGGTGCTCCACACCGTCTGCGAACTCCCCATGCTGGAATGGGTGCTGCTGGCCGCTGAAGCGCTCCGGCCCGCCTCCGTCACCACCGTGGTCGGCGCCGACGCCGAGGCCGTCCGGACCGCCTTCGGCGGCCGCTCCGGCTGGGCGGTTCAGGATCCGCCCCTTGGCTCCGGCCACGCCGTAGCCCAGGCGCTCCCCGCCCTGACGGATCGCACCGGCGACCTGCTCGTGCTCATGGGCGACGTGCCGCTGCTGACCGCCGCCACCCTCCGGCGCCTGGCTGACGCCCACCGCGCCGCCCGCCCCGCCGCCACCGTACTCACCGCCACCCCGGCTGACCCGGCGGCCTACGGCCGGGTGCTCCGCGGCGCCGACGGCCGCGTCACCGCCATTCGGGAGGCCCGCGACGCCTCGCCCGTGGAACTTGCGATCGGCGAGATCAATACCGGCATCTACATCTTTGCGCTCGACGCCCTGCGCCCGCGCCTGGCGCGCCTGCAGCCCGACAACACCCAGGGCGAGTACTACCTCACCGACCTCGTGGCGCTGCTCCACGGCGACGGCCTCCGGGTGGACGGGCTGGCCGCCGCCGACCCGGCCGAGGTCATGGGCATCAACCACCGCGCCGACCTGGCGGCGGCCGAGGCGGTCCTCCAGGGGCGGATCATCCGCCACTGGATGCTGGCGGGCGTGACCGTCCACCGGCCCGACCGGGTCTGGATCGGCCCCCATGCCACGTTCGAACCCGACACCGCGCTTTGGTGGGATGTGACGGTTTCGGGCGCCACCCGGGTGGGGCCGCGCTGCGAGCTGGGACCGGGCAGCCATCTCGAGAACGCCCGCCTCGGTGCCGGCGTCCATGTCGAGTACTCGGTGATCCGCGACGCCGAGGTGGCCGACGGCACCACCGTGGGGCCGTACGCCCACATCCGGGGCGGCGCCCGCATCGGCCCCGCCAACCGGGTGGGCAACTTCGTCGAGATCAAGAAGAGCACCACCGGCGCCGGCACCAAGGCGGCTCACCTGGCCTACCTGGGCGACGCCACCATCGGCGCCGGCGTCAACGTGGGCGCCGGCACCATCACCTGCAACTACGACGGCGTCCGGAAAAATCCCACCGTCATCGGCGACGGCGCCTTCATCGGCTCCGACTCCATCCTGGTGGCGCCGCTCACCATCGGCGCCGGGGCCTACACCGCCGCCGGTTCCGCCATCACCACCGACGTTCCGCCCGACGCGCTGGCCGTGGGCCGCGCCCGCCAGCGCACCATCGAGGGCTGGGCGGCCAGGCGCCGCGCGAAGCTCGCCGGCGCCGCCGCGCCGCCCCAACCGGGTCCCAAAGAGCCGAAGCCGTCGCAGCGGTGA
- a CDS encoding glycosyltransferase family 9 protein, giving the protein MRLRSLGDSVLMTPSLQALKSAHPHLRLAVLVEAPFRDVFAGHPAVDELLVLERGRGTLGTLRRRLAMGRELRRRRFGLVLNYHGGSTSAFLVRLAGAPWRAGYPHYRNPRLYTHLAADPSRHFGGRPLHTVEYQLALLAELGLPVPDPVPHPHVSVPTDAAARIRARLADAGLAPGGYVLVHPTATLATKQWPPESFAAFIAPLRRQHPALRVALSAGPHEAPVLEAVCAALGADLPRFTDLSVAELAALIADAAAFVGCDSGPAHIAAAVRQKVLVVWGSSNAVAWRPWGTTARIVQLPFPCNPCPGYTCAAFPRPRCILDIQPDLVLESFNELMRTRTER; this is encoded by the coding sequence GTGCGCCTCCGCTCGCTGGGCGACTCGGTGCTCATGACGCCGTCGCTGCAGGCGTTGAAGAGCGCCCACCCGCACCTCCGGCTCGCCGTGCTCGTGGAGGCGCCGTTCCGCGACGTGTTCGCCGGTCATCCCGCGGTGGACGAGCTGCTGGTCCTGGAACGCGGCCGCGGCACATTGGGCACCCTCCGCCGGCGTCTGGCCATGGGGCGGGAGCTGCGCCGCCGCCGCTTCGGCCTGGTGCTCAACTACCACGGCGGGTCCACCAGCGCCTTCCTGGTGCGCCTGGCCGGGGCGCCGTGGCGCGCCGGCTACCCGCACTATCGCAATCCGCGGCTCTACACCCACCTGGCCGCCGACCCGTCCCGCCACTTCGGCGGCCGCCCCCTGCACACCGTGGAGTACCAGCTGGCGCTCCTGGCCGAGCTGGGGCTGCCCGTGCCGGACCCCGTCCCCCACCCGCATGTGAGCGTGCCGACGGACGCCGCCGCGCGCATCCGCGCGCGCCTGGCGGACGCAGGGCTCGCCCCCGGCGGCTATGTGCTCGTTCATCCCACGGCGACACTGGCGACGAAGCAATGGCCCCCCGAATCGTTCGCCGCATTCATCGCGCCGCTGCGCCGGCAGCACCCGGCGCTCCGCGTGGCGTTGAGCGCCGGTCCGCACGAAGCGCCGGTGCTCGAGGCGGTCTGCGCCGCCCTGGGTGCCGATCTGCCGCGCTTCACCGACCTCTCCGTCGCGGAGCTGGCCGCCCTCATCGCGGACGCGGCCGCGTTCGTGGGCTGCGACAGCGGCCCCGCCCACATCGCCGCGGCCGTCAGGCAGAAGGTCCTCGTGGTGTGGGGCTCGTCCAATGCGGTGGCCTGGCGCCCCTGGGGGACGACCGCGCGGATCGTCCAGCTCCCCTTCCCCTGCAACCCCTGCCCCGGCTACACCTGCGCTGCCTTCCCCCGTCCCCGCTGCATCCTCGACATCCAGCCGGACCTGGTCCTCGAATCTTTCAACGAGTTGATGCGCACCCGGACGGAACGCTGA
- a CDS encoding Trm112 family protein translates to MPIPKDLLDILACPVCKTEVRLTADESGLKCMACKRVYPIQDDIPVMLVDEAKPDPDDRIPLKS, encoded by the coding sequence ATGCCGATTCCCAAGGACCTGCTGGACATTCTGGCCTGTCCCGTCTGCAAGACCGAGGTGCGCCTCACCGCCGATGAGTCCGGGCTCAAGTGCATGGCCTGCAAGCGGGTCTATCCCATCCAGGACGACATCCCGGTGATGCTCGTCGACGAGGCCAAGCCCGACCCGGACGATCGCATCCCCCTCAAGTCCTGA